A single Candidatus Zymogenus saltonus DNA region contains:
- the nifA gene encoding nif-specific transcriptional activator NifA — protein METSTEYSRTSRETTELSLIYEISKTLDSSMEIEDVLGPVLEKMATHMGMVHGAITLLERQTGDIFIDTAYGLSDSQMKRGRYKLGEGVTGRVVQTGKPVVVSRISEEPQFLNRTGAGRSFADKDVSFICVPIKLENEVIGALSFDRPYSETAPLDDDIRILSIISSMIAQAVHLRRSAQEERQRLLDENVRLKEELKDRFKPDNIIGNSKAMQEVYDLIMRVSKTNATVLIKGESGTGKELVAHAIHFHSQRANSPFIKVNCAALPETIIESELFGHEKGAFTGALKTKKGRFELAHGGTLFLDEVGDLSQETQIKLLRVLQEREFERVGGTDTIKVNVRIITATNRDIEALIEKGSFREDLYFRLNVFPIHIPPLRDRKTDILLLADHFAERYGKENNKAIRRISTPAIDMLMCYHWPGNVRELENTIERAVILSNNNVIHGHHLPPTLQTAEATGTPVKATLGDALDSLEREMLLDALKSSRGNRAAAARQLGISERLMGIRVKKHGIEPGRFHTKR, from the coding sequence ATGGAGACATCAACGGAATATTCAAGGACAAGCAGGGAAACCACGGAGCTGAGCCTCATCTACGAAATCAGCAAGACCCTCGACTCCAGCATGGAGATCGAGGATGTCCTGGGCCCTGTCCTCGAAAAGATGGCCACGCACATGGGGATGGTTCACGGCGCCATCACGCTTCTCGAGAGGCAGACCGGCGACATCTTCATCGACACCGCCTACGGCCTCTCCGATTCCCAGATGAAAAGGGGGAGATACAAGCTGGGCGAGGGAGTAACCGGAAGAGTCGTCCAGACCGGAAAGCCGGTTGTCGTCTCGCGAATCTCGGAGGAGCCCCAGTTCCTGAACAGGACCGGAGCGGGGAGGAGCTTCGCCGACAAGGACGTCTCCTTCATCTGCGTCCCCATAAAGCTGGAAAACGAGGTTATCGGCGCCCTGAGCTTCGACAGGCCCTACAGCGAAACGGCCCCCCTCGATGACGACATCCGAATACTCTCCATCATATCCTCCATGATAGCCCAGGCCGTCCACTTGAGGAGATCCGCCCAGGAGGAGCGCCAGAGACTCCTTGACGAGAATGTCAGGCTGAAGGAGGAGCTCAAGGACCGCTTTAAGCCCGACAACATCATAGGAAACTCCAAGGCGATGCAGGAGGTCTATGACCTGATCATGCGGGTCTCCAAGACCAACGCGACGGTGCTGATCAAGGGGGAGAGCGGCACTGGAAAGGAGCTTGTCGCCCACGCCATCCATTTTCACAGCCAGAGGGCGAACAGCCCCTTCATAAAGGTCAACTGCGCGGCGCTGCCGGAGACGATCATAGAAAGCGAGCTCTTCGGCCACGAAAAGGGGGCCTTCACCGGCGCCCTCAAGACGAAGAAGGGGAGATTCGAGCTTGCCCACGGCGGGACCCTGTTCCTTGACGAGGTGGGGGACCTCTCCCAGGAGACCCAGATCAAGCTCTTGAGGGTCCTTCAGGAGCGGGAGTTCGAGAGGGTCGGGGGGACAGATACGATCAAGGTGAACGTCAGGATAATAACCGCCACAAACAGGGACATCGAGGCGCTGATAGAAAAAGGGAGCTTCAGGGAGGACTTATACTTTCGTCTGAACGTCTTTCCCATCCACATACCCCCGCTGAGAGACAGGAAAACGGACATCCTTCTTCTGGCCGACCACTTCGCCGAGAGGTACGGAAAAGAGAACAACAAGGCCATCAGGCGAATATCGACCCCCGCCATCGACATGTTGATGTGCTACCACTGGCCAGGAAACGTCCGTGAGCTCGAAAACACCATAGAGCGGGCCGTGATCCTGAGCAACAACAACGTTATCCACGGCCACCACCTCCCCCCCACCCTCCAGACCGCCGAGGCCACGGGGACCCCCGTAAAGGCGACGCTTGGAGACGCCCTCGATTCGCTGGAGAGGGAGATGCTCCTGGACGCCCTTAAGTCCTCGAGGGGAAACAGGGCCGCCGCTGCGAGGCAGCTCGGCATATCGGAGAGGCTGATGGGGATACGCGTGAAAAAACACGGGATCGAGCCTGGAAGATTTCATACCAAACGGTAG